From the genome of candidate division KSB1 bacterium:
GTGTGGTAAGTATCCCGGATGATAATTAAGACAGGGTTTGACGCGCCGTGAGAGAAAACATCACCCTCGAGTGCAGTGTTTGCAAGCGCCGTAATTATGCCATGACCAAAAACAAGAAGACGCATACGGCGCGTGTGGAATTCAAGAAGTATTGCCGCTTCTGCAACAAGCATACTCTTCACAAAGAGTCGCGTTAGCGCGGCTTCTGTGTAGGCCTGTAGCTCAACTG
Proteins encoded in this window:
- the rpmG gene encoding 50S ribosomal protein L33, with protein sequence MRENITLECSVCKRRNYAMTKNKKTHTARVEFKKYCRFCNKHTLHKESR